In the genome of Candidatus Zymogenaceae bacterium, one region contains:
- the mazG gene encoding nucleoside triphosphate pyrophosphohydrolase: MKFDGLVKIMARLRGPDGCPWDLAQTLSDLRPFIMEEAMEVVDAIDSGNRLCVFEELGDLLFEIVFAARILEEEGVCDMDDIIAAIAEKMIERHPHIFGDKILTTAEEVSKSWEEIKAEKRSSDSVLDGVSESLSALVVAEKYGRRASEIGFDWKHVEDVIAKLNEEIDELNDAIKGGGRSDIEDEIGDMLFTVVNISRSVGVNPELALRKTNRKFSNRFRHMEKHAGESGRSFREMDIDEMERLWQNAKEVLKNRDREIE; the protein is encoded by the coding sequence ATGAAATTTGATGGACTGGTGAAAATAATGGCACGGCTCCGCGGCCCGGATGGATGCCCGTGGGATCTCGCTCAAACGCTTTCTGATCTCCGTCCCTTCATCATGGAGGAGGCGATGGAAGTCGTCGATGCGATAGATTCCGGCAATCGTCTCTGTGTCTTCGAGGAGCTGGGGGATTTGTTGTTTGAAATCGTGTTCGCCGCCCGAATACTTGAGGAAGAGGGCGTGTGCGACATGGATGACATTATCGCCGCAATCGCGGAAAAGATGATAGAGCGGCATCCGCACATTTTCGGAGATAAAATCCTCACAACCGCCGAAGAGGTGAGTAAAAGTTGGGAGGAGATCAAGGCTGAAAAACGCTCCAGTGATTCAGTGCTGGACGGTGTTTCGGAATCTTTGAGCGCACTGGTGGTTGCGGAAAAATATGGTCGGAGGGCTTCCGAGATCGGGTTTGACTGGAAACATGTAGAAGATGTGATCGCAAAGCTCAACGAGGAGATCGATGAGCTGAATGATGCGATCAAGGGAGGCGGGCGCTCTGATATTGAAGATGAGATCGGCGATATGTTGTTTACCGTGGTGAATATCTCCCGATCGGTCGGTGTTAATCCTGAACTGGCGCTCAGAAAAACAAACAGAAAATTTTCCAATCGCTTTCGCCATATGGAAAAACATGCGGGTGAATCCGGCAGATCATTTCGGGAGATGGACATTGACGAGATGGAACGACTGTGGCAAAATGCAAAAGAGGTTTTGAAGAACAGAGATCGCGAAATAGAATGA
- a CDS encoding DUF4388 domain-containing protein, giving the protein MALQGDIKDLSVVDILQLLYQQQKSGVLTLADKSKQVQVLFDNGMIISATSSIRNINEYLGEMLLKADLITKTQLLRTLEIQRETLKKLGDILIEQGYITLEELRHFLKLQTHETIFKLLMWKSGTYNFHQRIVTYNKKTTSPINTEHFLMDSLRMTDELPEIRKKVYSKNIVFEKMPGAEDEIKFWRVQDRDEDEDDLFFDSDEPDPSERILNSSEKRIFDLIDGERSVSEIINIGRIGEFETLKALSMLISKRLIDVGYELEEERITTSQDISVKNVSSYLAVAVFVIILVGYLFIAYPRIKSNFTISPSNTTLFNQSQLNMERANIESAIEIYYFIHSSYPENLQQLYTNGYVENVRYDWKDRFEYTLTGSGYSLIVKE; this is encoded by the coding sequence GTGGCCCTACAGGGAGATATAAAAGATCTGTCGGTTGTCGATATTCTTCAACTGCTCTACCAACAACAAAAAAGCGGCGTACTGACTCTCGCCGATAAAAGCAAACAGGTACAAGTCCTCTTTGACAACGGCATGATCATATCCGCCACGTCTTCTATCAGAAATATAAACGAGTACCTCGGAGAGATGCTGTTGAAGGCGGACCTCATCACCAAGACACAATTGCTCCGCACACTTGAAATTCAAAGAGAAACTCTCAAGAAGCTTGGCGATATCCTTATCGAGCAGGGATATATTACCCTGGAAGAGTTGCGCCACTTTCTTAAGCTCCAGACCCATGAGACCATTTTCAAGCTCCTGATGTGGAAAAGCGGAACGTATAACTTCCACCAGAGAATAGTCACATACAACAAAAAGACAACGAGCCCCATAAATACAGAGCACTTCCTGATGGACAGTCTGCGGATGACCGACGAACTGCCGGAAATCAGGAAAAAAGTATATTCAAAAAACATCGTTTTTGAAAAGATGCCCGGGGCTGAAGATGAAATCAAATTCTGGAGAGTCCAGGATCGTGATGAAGATGAGGATGATCTGTTTTTCGATAGTGATGAACCTGACCCTTCCGAAAGAATACTCAACTCAAGCGAAAAGCGGATATTCGATCTTATAGACGGCGAGCGGTCCGTCTCGGAGATAATCAATATCGGCAGAATCGGGGAATTTGAAACCCTCAAGGCTCTGTCCATGCTCATATCAAAAAGGCTGATTGACGTCGGATATGAACTTGAGGAAGAAAGAATCACAACCTCTCAAGATATTTCTGTCAAGAATGTCTCTTCCTATCTGGCTGTCGCCGTTTTTGTCATCATTCTTGTTGGGTATCTCTTTATTGCATATCCACGGATCAAATCTAATTTCACTATATCACCCTCCAATACTACTTTATTCAACCAATCCCAGCTTAATATGGAACGTGCCAACATAGAATCAGCAATTGAAATTTATTATTTCATCCATTCAAGCTATCCTGAAAATCTCCAGCAGCTGTATACAAACGGATACGTGGAAAACGTCCGTTACGACTGGAAAGATCGCTTTGAATACACTCTCACCGGCAGCGGGTATTCTCTTATAGTCAAGGAATAA
- the ybeY gene encoding rRNA maturation RNase YbeY — MLIRTEGAPTNIDLTALTKRAEELLSITGRGDGELSILLADDDTIARLNRDYLGRSGPTNVLSFASGVNPPIGLDILGDIAISYDTAARQAVDRGVSLLDEVTILLVHGLLHLLGHIHDIREGASDEDRMLMESEESRLLDLFGISL, encoded by the coding sequence GTGCTTATTCGAACAGAGGGAGCACCCACTAATATAGATCTGACGGCTCTCACGAAGCGCGCCGAGGAACTGCTCTCCATAACCGGTCGAGGAGATGGAGAGCTTTCAATCCTTCTGGCCGACGACGATACCATCGCCCGGCTCAATCGGGACTACCTGGGACGCTCGGGACCCACGAACGTCCTGTCATTCGCCTCGGGCGTCAACCCGCCCATCGGTCTTGATATCCTGGGAGATATTGCAATCAGTTACGACACCGCAGCACGACAGGCCGTTGATCGAGGCGTCTCGCTTCTCGATGAGGTGACGATTCTTCTGGTTCACGGTCTCTTGCATCTTCTGGGCCACATACACGACATCCGGGAGGGGGCGAGCGATGAAGACCGGATGCTGATGGAATCGGAAGAGTCCCGCCTGCTTGACCTTTTCGGAATTTCCCTGTAA
- a CDS encoding HDIG domain-containing protein, with protein MKFFNTVHNIYLKLYRSLFSNRFTRPLTFVIDGQTYRNPKIQRVLLFVSFVVIMSFILAPQNKITTVTYTVGDFATKDIKATRDYLIVDKDATEQKQTEAAKEVYPVYDADVTSLVSLFDRIDSSFKHMRDLGGKKPENITTREWFMQNRHLFNELIGVDVPDDVFLRLADAEFDTDIEESVKLLLENLYGLYIVESYTQIIEDIVNTNIVLINSQTKAETILASTDHVVNLNDARDIIAENASTSAPNASRAVLAVAVDFSQILIKPNVTYNPTETENRRNSARESVKPVMISINKGEMIIRDGEKVEKRHVTILDAIIESESDYNIYFAYQGILLLIIIMTYAVYVFSVRNIKKLTLRNKDFLFIGLTLLLFSAFTKIFLFLKDALVDEFILIPEPAYKFILPIVAGAMLVRIVINSESAVIYAVLSSIFTGIMVGGDIFFSVFIFIGSLIGAHLVAQTKQRSTIVYAGLMVGMINVLTIVSIYISRLNLLSQDILTTITTDTKTMVSNIIFGFSAGIISSVVVLGITPLVELLFRYTTDIKLVELSNLEHPLLKEMVIRAPGTYHHSIIVGNLAEAAATAIGSNPLLARVSSYYHDIGKIKKPNYFIENITDGNNPHDRLTPHMSALILISHVKDGVDLARRYRLGQEIIDIIMQHHGTHLISFFHQKALEMAETTKGMTVEEKNFRYPGPKPQTREAGIVLLADNVEAASKVLSDPKPARIESMVQNIIDRIFLDGQLDQCELTLKDLDAITRSFTQVLTGIFHQRIDYPEPVIRETWVEEKPKEQIIGDSAYSNRGSTH; from the coding sequence ATGAAGTTTTTTAACACCGTTCATAATATATATCTCAAGCTGTATCGATCTCTCTTTTCGAATCGATTCACACGTCCTCTCACCTTTGTCATTGATGGGCAGACATATAGGAATCCGAAGATACAACGAGTGCTTCTGTTTGTATCGTTCGTGGTCATCATGTCTTTCATCCTGGCGCCTCAAAACAAGATAACAACTGTAACCTACACCGTCGGTGATTTTGCCACGAAGGACATCAAGGCGACTCGTGATTACCTCATCGTCGATAAGGACGCCACCGAACAAAAACAGACCGAGGCCGCAAAAGAAGTATATCCGGTTTATGATGCGGACGTCACGAGCCTCGTATCCCTGTTTGACCGAATCGATTCCTCGTTCAAACATATGAGGGATCTTGGCGGCAAGAAGCCGGAAAACATCACCACCCGCGAATGGTTCATGCAGAATCGACATCTGTTCAATGAGCTTATCGGTGTGGATGTCCCCGACGATGTCTTCTTGAGACTTGCGGATGCCGAGTTTGACACGGATATCGAAGAGTCGGTCAAATTATTACTTGAAAACCTCTATGGATTGTATATCGTCGAATCGTACACCCAGATTATCGAAGACATCGTCAATACCAATATCGTCCTCATCAACAGCCAGACCAAAGCCGAAACAATTCTTGCCTCGACAGACCACGTCGTCAATCTGAACGACGCCCGGGATATCATCGCCGAAAACGCATCGACGTCCGCTCCGAATGCGTCTCGTGCTGTTTTGGCCGTAGCGGTGGATTTCTCGCAGATCCTCATCAAACCGAACGTGACCTACAATCCAACCGAAACGGAAAATCGCCGAAATTCAGCCCGGGAAAGCGTGAAACCGGTGATGATCTCCATAAACAAGGGAGAGATGATCATCCGTGACGGTGAAAAGGTGGAGAAGCGTCACGTCACCATACTCGACGCGATAATCGAGTCGGAAAGCGACTACAATATCTACTTTGCCTACCAGGGCATTCTCCTGCTCATTATCATTATGACGTATGCGGTGTATGTCTTTTCCGTCCGGAACATCAAGAAGCTTACCCTTCGCAACAAGGATTTCCTCTTCATCGGGTTGACTCTGCTTCTCTTCAGCGCCTTCACCAAGATATTCCTTTTCCTGAAAGACGCCCTGGTCGACGAATTCATCCTCATTCCAGAGCCTGCATACAAGTTTATCCTGCCGATCGTGGCGGGGGCCATGCTCGTTCGCATCGTCATCAATTCCGAATCGGCAGTTATATACGCAGTTCTCTCCAGCATCTTCACCGGTATCATGGTGGGGGGGGATATATTCTTCTCAGTGTTCATTTTTATCGGCTCACTCATCGGTGCGCACCTTGTCGCCCAGACGAAACAGCGCTCGACCATCGTGTACGCGGGCCTCATGGTCGGCATGATAAACGTGTTGACGATCGTATCCATTTATATAAGCAGGCTCAACCTGCTCTCTCAGGACATACTGACGACTATCACCACCGACACCAAAACGATGGTTTCCAATATAATTTTCGGCTTCTCGGCTGGTATTATCTCGTCTGTGGTGGTTCTTGGCATTACGCCGCTGGTGGAGCTGCTCTTCCGATATACGACCGACATCAAGCTTGTGGAGCTCTCAAACCTTGAACATCCACTGCTGAAGGAGATGGTGATCCGAGCGCCCGGCACGTATCATCACAGCATCATCGTCGGCAATCTGGCCGAAGCCGCAGCCACCGCCATCGGATCGAATCCGCTTCTCGCCCGCGTCAGCTCCTATTATCATGATATCGGGAAAATCAAGAAACCGAATTATTTTATCGAAAATATCACTGACGGCAACAATCCCCACGATCGTCTCACGCCGCACATGTCGGCGTTGATCCTGATATCCCACGTCAAGGACGGCGTCGACCTGGCGAGACGCTACAGGCTGGGACAGGAGATCATCGACATCATCATGCAGCACCACGGCACGCACCTGATTTCCTTCTTTCACCAGAAGGCCCTGGAGATGGCTGAGACCACCAAGGGGATGACCGTCGAGGAGAAGAATTTTCGATATCCCGGCCCGAAACCCCAGACCCGGGAGGCGGGCATTGTGTTGTTGGCCGATAACGTGGAGGCGGCATCCAAGGTGCTGTCCGACCCAAAACCCGCCCGCATTGAATCCATGGTTCAAAACATTATCGACCGTATCTTTCTTGACGGACAGCTCGACCAGTGTGAACTGACCCTGAAGGACCTGGACGCCATCACCCGCAGTTTCACCCAAGTGCTCACGGGCATTTTCCACCAGCGGATCGATTATCCCGAACCGGTTATTCGGGAAACCTGGGTGGAGGAAAAACCAAAGGAACAAATCATCGGTGACAGTGCTTATTCGAACAGAGGGAGCACCCACTAA
- a CDS encoding PhoH family protein has protein sequence MSNTVKIEFDDNNLARTLFGEHNAHLAIVEKDTHTSIDTRGNSVTITGMSDDVKIAQDVLTQLSELIKKGYPIYAQDVDFALRIIKSNRKVKLHDIFLDTIYISAKNRNIAPKSLAQKKYIEDIRKNDIVFGIGPAGTGKTYLAMAMAMDYINKGKVDRVILTRPAVEAGEKLGFLPGDINEKINPYLRPLYDALHDMMDIEKAERFVHKGIIEVAPLAFMRGRTLNDSFIILDEAQNTTSEQMKMFLTRLGFNSKTVITGDITQIDLPYGKVSGLVEARRILSSIEGIQFSYFSETDVVRHRLVREIIKAYEIDNQQRQREPENSNEVF, from the coding sequence TTGAGCAACACCGTAAAAATAGAATTTGACGACAATAACCTTGCGCGTACGCTTTTTGGAGAGCATAACGCGCATCTTGCCATTGTCGAAAAGGATACACACACCAGCATCGACACCCGGGGAAACAGCGTCACCATTACCGGGATGTCCGATGATGTGAAGATAGCTCAGGATGTCCTCACACAACTCTCAGAACTCATTAAAAAGGGATACCCGATATATGCTCAGGATGTAGACTTCGCCCTCAGAATAATAAAATCCAACCGGAAGGTGAAGCTGCATGATATATTCCTCGATACTATCTATATATCCGCCAAGAATCGGAACATAGCACCGAAAAGCCTTGCCCAAAAAAAATATATCGAAGACATTAGAAAAAACGATATCGTATTCGGTATCGGTCCCGCCGGCACCGGCAAGACATACCTTGCAATGGCAATGGCCATGGATTATATTAATAAAGGTAAGGTCGATCGTGTTATCTTAACACGACCCGCCGTAGAGGCGGGAGAGAAGCTCGGATTTCTCCCCGGAGACATCAATGAGAAGATCAATCCATACTTGAGGCCGCTCTATGACGCGCTTCATGATATGATGGATATTGAAAAAGCGGAGCGCTTCGTTCACAAGGGGATTATTGAGGTGGCGCCTTTGGCTTTTATGAGGGGTCGAACGCTCAATGATTCGTTTATTATTCTTGACGAAGCGCAAAATACAACCAGCGAGCAGATGAAGATGTTTCTGACTCGTCTTGGATTCAACTCAAAGACCGTTATCACCGGAGACATCACGCAGATAGACCTTCCGTACGGAAAGGTGTCCGGGCTGGTCGAGGCACGCCGCATCCTCTCTTCGATCGAGGGGATACAGTTTTCCTACTTTAGCGAAACCGATGTCGTCAGACACAGGCTCGTCCGGGAAATCATCAAGGCGTACGAAATCGACAATCAGCAAAGACAGCGGGAACCGGAAAACAGCAATGAAGTTTTTTAA
- a CDS encoding tetratricopeptide repeat protein encodes MLLHKAETFSPNKPSVYFALAEFTWRHTPSKIFNIINFYILGISHSLADTTIFTTLIANLMLMILITLLISFALLAVILAVKYIPLAANDIKVFLDWDVSLWLFILFIILLLVIFASLNLGIIWTIIFMTLTLSIYYTKTERYLSAVFYVLLVISPILMNNTATMMLSTHQQVIDEMISVREDTYSDMVEKELKVWNLNHPDDTDVLFTLGLMNKKRGELKLAEKYYLETLKIEPNHPLALNNLGNIYFILGEYDRAEVYYLKSLDIDSNSATTYYNLYKRSISGDEFDIYKAEEYREKADELSPDLINSFVDREARGSEDTLTYLDRVNRVVMDRYISDTVFWGRILSSSSAKTISASIWADLMKGVTFRLTSGISVFILALLFIFATLRNRYVFSKACKYCWEPFLLKSLTHMDKRDSCNRCFSVFIRREGVDPKTKADLRMRVERKRNVIRIVLRIINLLLPGFGSIFRGYTIKGFIFLLLYIFCVINIVYIDGIIVYPMHAAGFPIIHNFFLYFILLIIVYIIAQRDFFVSERLT; translated from the coding sequence ATGCTCCTTCACAAGGCAGAAACCTTTTCACCCAACAAACCGAGCGTATATTTCGCCTTGGCGGAGTTCACCTGGCGACACACGCCGTCGAAGATTTTTAATATCATAAACTTCTATATTCTGGGCATTTCTCATTCACTGGCCGACACAACGATATTCACAACACTGATCGCAAATCTCATGTTGATGATCCTCATCACCCTGCTGATCTCGTTCGCACTCCTCGCTGTTATCCTTGCGGTGAAATACATCCCGCTGGCGGCCAACGATATCAAGGTGTTCCTCGATTGGGACGTGTCATTGTGGCTTTTCATCCTCTTTATCATCCTTTTGTTGGTTATATTCGCGTCCCTCAACCTGGGAATCATCTGGACAATCATTTTTATGACCCTCACATTGTCCATATACTACACAAAAACGGAACGGTATCTTTCCGCCGTGTTTTATGTTCTTTTGGTTATTTCACCCATCCTGATGAACAACACCGCAACAATGATGCTCTCCACGCATCAGCAGGTCATCGACGAGATGATCTCCGTCAGGGAAGACACATACTCCGATATGGTCGAAAAGGAGTTGAAAGTCTGGAACCTGAATCATCCTGACGATACCGATGTGCTGTTTACCCTCGGTCTGATGAACAAAAAGCGGGGTGAGCTAAAACTTGCGGAGAAATACTACCTGGAAACCCTTAAAATCGAGCCGAATCATCCGCTGGCACTCAATAATCTGGGCAATATATATTTCATTCTCGGTGAATACGATAGGGCGGAAGTGTACTACCTCAAGTCCTTGGACATCGACTCCAATTCGGCGACGACGTATTACAATCTGTACAAGCGGAGCATATCCGGAGATGAATTTGACATATATAAGGCGGAGGAATATCGAGAGAAGGCTGATGAGCTTTCTCCAGATCTGATAAACAGTTTTGTCGACAGGGAGGCCAGGGGCAGTGAGGACACACTGACATATCTTGATCGCGTCAATCGAGTCGTCATGGATCGCTACATTTCCGACACGGTCTTCTGGGGCAGAATCCTCTCTTCCTCGAGCGCCAAGACCATCTCGGCCTCCATATGGGCCGACCTGATGAAGGGGGTTACGTTTCGTCTCACATCGGGTATTAGTGTATTCATCCTTGCACTGCTTTTTATATTCGCCACGTTAAGAAACCGGTATGTATTCTCCAAGGCCTGTAAGTATTGTTGGGAGCCCTTTCTGTTGAAATCCCTGACTCACATGGATAAACGTGATTCATGTAATCGGTGTTTCTCAGTGTTTATCCGCCGGGAGGGTGTCGACCCGAAGACCAAGGCCGATCTTCGTATGAGAGTGGAACGGAAAAGAAACGTCATCAGAATCGTGCTCCGGATTATAAACCTGCTCCTCCCGGGATTTGGATCGATATTTCGAGGATATACGATAAAGGGTTTTATTTTCCTGCTGCTCTATATTTTCTGCGTGATAAATATCGTGTACATTGATGGGATTATTGTATATCCGATGCACGCGGCGGGATTTCCTATCATTCATAACTTTTTCCTCTATTTCATTTTACTGATCATTGTGTATATTATCGCGCAGAGAGACTTTTTTGTATCGGAACGATTGACATAA
- the lnt gene encoding apolipoprotein N-acyltransferase: MKKKPEKEAKRLTSSHKVPSPTGRLTPFFLSAVGGVLFALSLPKVDFFFTAWVCLVPLLFAIENQPPHRSFLFGLVFGLFAYTGIFYWTYTPMYFYGGISLPVSMILVLLFATYISIYSSLFAYLVSWSRLRFSLPLFVTVPVAWTALEFFRAYLLTGFPWGYLGHSQLQWLTFMQVLDITGVYGVTFVIAAVNVALFLIVKRLIGTITTFPFKEAAVAAILVAAVIGYGLFALNREERIFTDPSRIYLSPEPVTVALIQGSIPQNLKWNPSFREETVSLYEEMTRASIEDSPDLVVWPETAMPFFYQDSERFVDRIVHLADENDIHLFFGIPAYEIRGDDSIAFFNRAYLFSPEGDIVGYYDKRHLVPFGEYVPLKKLLFFVDKLTESVGETEPGSITDPMETEFGAVGSLICYEAIFPEISRMFARKNAALLVNITNDAWYGTTSAPYQHFSLARMRAIETRLPLIRVANTGISAVVHPTGDVEMMTPLFRRTISVAYIRPCPRTTFYTRFGDVFAWLVTLCFFTPIFIHWGGIIRKGFSHEEVS, encoded by the coding sequence ATGAAAAAGAAACCAGAGAAAGAGGCAAAGCGGTTGACGTCTTCTCACAAGGTCCCTTCCCCGACGGGTCGCTTGACCCCGTTTTTTTTATCCGCGGTCGGCGGTGTGCTCTTCGCCCTGTCACTTCCCAAGGTTGATTTCTTCTTCACCGCCTGGGTCTGCCTCGTCCCGCTTCTGTTCGCCATCGAAAACCAGCCTCCCCACCGATCGTTCCTTTTCGGTCTGGTCTTCGGGCTCTTTGCCTATACCGGCATCTTCTACTGGACGTATACGCCCATGTACTTCTATGGCGGGATATCGCTTCCCGTTTCCATGATCCTGGTGCTCCTTTTTGCAACTTATATTTCAATTTATTCCTCACTGTTTGCCTATCTGGTCTCCTGGTCGAGGCTTCGTTTTTCACTTCCCCTTTTCGTCACGGTCCCGGTGGCCTGGACGGCGCTGGAGTTTTTCAGGGCGTATCTCCTGACCGGATTTCCATGGGGGTATCTGGGCCATTCACAGCTTCAGTGGCTCACATTCATGCAGGTGCTTGACATCACCGGTGTGTACGGCGTGACATTCGTCATCGCCGCCGTGAACGTCGCCCTGTTTCTGATCGTGAAGCGTCTTATCGGAACCATCACGACCTTTCCCTTTAAGGAGGCGGCCGTCGCAGCGATTCTCGTGGCCGCGGTGATAGGTTACGGTCTGTTCGCCCTCAATCGGGAAGAGCGCATATTTACTGATCCATCACGCATATACCTGTCGCCTGAGCCCGTCACCGTGGCGCTCATTCAGGGAAGCATTCCCCAGAACCTGAAATGGAATCCGTCATTCCGGGAGGAGACGGTCTCCCTCTACGAAGAGATGACACGTGCATCCATCGAAGACAGTCCCGATCTCGTCGTCTGGCCGGAAACGGCGATGCCGTTCTTTTACCAGGATTCCGAGCGGTTCGTCGACCGGATCGTCCACCTCGCCGACGAAAACGATATACATCTCTTCTTCGGGATCCCTGCGTACGAGATTCGTGGTGATGATTCCATCGCCTTTTTCAACAGGGCCTACCTGTTCTCCCCCGAAGGGGATATCGTGGGCTACTACGACAAGAGGCACCTCGTACCCTTCGGGGAGTATGTACCGCTCAAGAAGCTGCTCTTTTTCGTCGATAAGCTGACCGAAAGCGTCGGTGAGACCGAGCCGGGCTCCATCACCGATCCCATGGAGACGGAGTTCGGCGCCGTCGGCTCCCTCATCTGCTACGAGGCCATCTTTCCCGAGATATCGCGGATGTTCGCCCGTAAGAACGCGGCACTTCTCGTCAACATCACAAACGACGCATGGTACGGCACCACCAGCGCGCCCTACCAGCATTTTTCCCTTGCACGGATGCGCGCCATTGAGACGCGTCTTCCCCTGATACGCGTCGCAAACACCGGGATATCCGCGGTGGTTCATCCCACGGGGGATGTGGAGATGATGACGCCGCTCTTTCGCCGCACCATCTCCGTTGCGTACATACGGCCCTGCCCCCGCACGACGTTCTATACCAGGTTCGGCGACGTGTTCGCATGGCTTGTCACACTCTGTTTTTTCACTCCCATTTTCATCCACTGGGGTGGTATAATACGAAAAGGATTTTCACATGAGGAGGTTTCATGA